GACAAAAGGTGCTTTTGGTAGACGATATTTTGGATACTGGCTATACGCTCAAGGAGATAAAAAGCATCTTAAGTATGCGAGAACCCAAGATGCTAAGAACATGCGTACTTCTTGATAAGTACGAAAGGAGAAAGGTAGATGTTGAGGTAGAGTATGTGGGATTTAAAGTGCCAGATGCATTTCTTGTGGGCTACGGGCTTGACTGGGACGAGGAGGGTAGAAACCTAAGGGGCATTTACGCTGTAGAGGGAGTATAACCTTTTTGTTGCAACACTGTTGCAACATGCAACACATTCTCTAAACCTTTAGTAGAAAAATCCTCAGAACTGTAAGCTTTTTTTGATCACTTTTTTGGCACGAAATTTGCATGAATATTGAGTGTAAATCCAAAAAGGAGGTGGTTGCGATGGCGACCCTTAGCAAACTTAAAGAGCTCATGTCAATTCCTGGCGCAATAGCGGCAGGTGAGTTTTCTGACGATGGCAGGCTTCTTGCCTATTATGGAGATATTGATGAGAAGTCTGCGGAGATAGCTGCTATGATGTGTGCTGCTAACAAGCTCATGGGCAACATGCAGGCAAAGGGCTGGAGCGCATACACAGGTCAGGGTGGTTTTTACCCTGTGATGGGCTTTGCTGTAGCAGGTGGTAAATACGCAGCGTGCATTATGGGTAATGTGGGCGTATTTGTAGAGCTTGATAAGGCAGACTTTGACAAAGTATTTGAAACACTTTCTAAATACATCTAAGGAGGTGTAGCCATGGCGAACTTGGACAGGCTTATGAGCATAAAAGGTGTATGGGCAGCGGGCGAGTTTTCTCCCGATGGCAAACTGCTTGCTTACAAAGGCAACATATCAGAAGAACATGCTGCAATGGCAGCTATGATGTGTGCAGCCAACACCATGATGGCGGAGATGCAAACCCAAGGATATACCGCTTTCTCCGGTCAGGAGTGGACTCCTCTCATAGGCTGGGCACTAACTGGTCCTAAGTACTCAGTGTGCGTGGTGGGTAATGTGGGAGTTTTCGTGAACAACGATGAGGTATCCTTCAACGAGGTCTTCAAGGCTCTAAGGGAAGAAGCAGGTAAATAAGCATTTCCCTCTCTCTTCCTTTCTTTTTTTCTTTTTTTGGAGGTCTATGATGTACAAATTTCTGTCTGAGGATTGGATAAAGGCTTACATGGAAGAGTGGAACAAAAATGATAAGCTCAAAAGCGAACTCAAAGACTTTTCCGCTACCATAAAGTACTACATAGAGGGCAGAGAAGATGATGCGGTGGAGCTTATAGTGGAAAATGGTATAGCCAATAGTGCTGGAAAGGCTAATGGTCAGGCATATGACTTTGAGATGTGGGCAAGCCTTGAAAATTGGAAAAAGCTTGCAACAGGTGAGATGGGACCCAAAGCAGCCATGCTTACCAAAAGGCTCAAATTCAAAGGCTCCATGATCACCGCCATGAAGTACATGGGACCCTTTGAGGAAAGCCTAAGAATGATGGGCAGAGTTCCCACAGACTGGAATGTATAATCTTCTCTATGGACCTGAGCATATTTGACTCCCTTTACGAGGGGGTCCTTGTCATAAACAAAGATAGAAAGGTAGTTTATTTCAACCCTTCCGCTCAGGAATTACTTGGGGGAAATCTAAAGATAGGTATATCCTGCAGAGGGCTTTTTTCCATTTGCTCCTTTTGTCCTATGGATTATGTCTTAGAGGAAAGTCAGGCGGTACAGGTTTATGATGTACAAACACCTACTGACAGGCATGTGTGCTGGAGCATGAACCCTATACAAGATGGATCAATGGTTATAGAGCTTTTCAGAGATGTGAGCAATGTGGTAAACTGCATCATAGAGGCAGAAAGACAAAGGACCTACAAAGAAGCCATACTAAACTCCATTGTAGAAGCCATACTTGTGTTAGACAATGAGGGTAGGGTCTTAGAACATAACAGCATAGCTCAGAGGGTGCTCTGTAGGGACGAAAAGGAAAGCCTTATAGGTAAGAACCTAAAGGACTTAGTAGACCTTAGCTTAGAGGAACTGCCACCTGAGGGAGAGCGCACTGATGTTTATATTCACACACCCTGTGGGAAGCAAAAAGCTTCTGTGCTCATCTCACCCATGAAATTGGGCTTTGGTTATGTGGTGTCTTTTTACGTGATCCAAGAGGTTAGCACATGCGCAGTAGGGGAGGAGGACACCATCATCTCCAAAAACCCTGCGGTAGTAAAAGCCATAGAATTGGCAAAAACGGTAGCGGAGTATGACACCAATGTATTAATAGAGGGAGAGACAGGCACAGGTAAAAGCTTACTTGCTAAGTACATACACTACTTATCACCGCGCAGGGATAAACCCTTTGTAAAGATAAACTGCACCGCCATACCAGAGGGTCTGTTGGAGGCAGAACTATTCGGCTATGCAAAAGGAGCCTTTACAGGAGCACTAAGGGACAAACCCGGCAAGGTAGAGATAGCGGATGGTGGTACTTTACTACTTGATGAAATAGGTGATATGCCCCTTTCTCTTCAGGCAAAGATCTTACATCTTGTGCAGGACAAAGAGTTTGAAAGGCTTGGAGATACCAAAACCAGAAAAGCCAATGTGCGCATAATAGCTACCACCAACAAAAACCTTAAGGAGCTTGTCAAAAAAGGACAGTTTCGTGAGGACCTCTACTATAGGTTAAATGTGGTAAGGATATGGC
The DNA window shown above is from Hydrogenobacter hydrogenophilus and carries:
- a CDS encoding DUF2173 family protein, with product MATLSKLKELMSIPGAIAAGEFSDDGRLLAYYGDIDEKSAEIAAMMCAANKLMGNMQAKGWSAYTGQGGFYPVMGFAVAGGKYAACIMGNVGVFVELDKADFDKVFETLSKYI
- a CDS encoding DUF2173 family protein; this encodes MANLDRLMSIKGVWAAGEFSPDGKLLAYKGNISEEHAAMAAMMCAANTMMAEMQTQGYTAFSGQEWTPLIGWALTGPKYSVCVVGNVGVFVNNDEVSFNEVFKALREEAGK
- a CDS encoding SCP2 sterol-binding domain-containing protein — protein: MYKFLSEDWIKAYMEEWNKNDKLKSELKDFSATIKYYIEGREDDAVELIVENGIANSAGKANGQAYDFEMWASLENWKKLATGEMGPKAAMLTKRLKFKGSMITAMKYMGPFEESLRMMGRVPTDWNV
- a CDS encoding sigma 54-interacting transcriptional regulator — protein: MDLSIFDSLYEGVLVINKDRKVVYFNPSAQELLGGNLKIGISCRGLFSICSFCPMDYVLEESQAVQVYDVQTPTDRHVCWSMNPIQDGSMVIELFRDVSNVVNCIIEAERQRTYKEAILNSIVEAILVLDNEGRVLEHNSIAQRVLCRDEKESLIGKNLKDLVDLSLEELPPEGERTDVYIHTPCGKQKASVLISPMKLGFGYVVSFYVIQEVSTCAVGEEDTIISKNPAVVKAIELAKTVAEYDTNVLIEGETGTGKSLLAKYIHYLSPRRDKPFVKINCTAIPEGLLEAELFGYAKGAFTGALRDKPGKVEIADGGTLLLDEIGDMPLSLQAKILHLVQDKEFERLGDTKTRKANVRIIATTNKNLKELVKKGQFREDLYYRLNVVRIWLPPLRERKEDLPLLINHFVEKFSKKYSKRIKRLSAEAVKILLSYDFPGNVRELENIIERAAITCRGSIIKPEDLQIETQESSHVEEDKERIRRVLEQTGWNKSLAAKVLGMHRTTLWRKMKELGIGK